One window of the Lytechinus variegatus isolate NC3 chromosome 3, Lvar_3.0, whole genome shotgun sequence genome contains the following:
- the LOC121411576 gene encoding protein DD3-3-like, protein MEKLVAILAVIVVANADVYMHNPRGSNNRLDENGRERNNGNRMFDSQNNNRGGYNVGSLYYTAGSVLPIEWTNQHSCGDPNCHCEIVLQYMCGDWVRDGTTTSTIPENPNQCANYDCNTDIQYGMNENFDYYLNCKIRQRQDNLFTADQNLNGETARYTRQNPQGTRRGYECPEERDHYPYWGPTPWMDIAVFTNEPERCEYYQAESQNVKSRWACDLPFSYLQENRNANRNKPVIPITQEACEAVEIENPAGGNATRGVWREYPSFNISAPVCRENHWSRDNHLGNGVNGQPNTFNWTIPNTIHESCALRLRYNISTGEFNGWDGSTTAELNAEGNNQASALDVHTRYGLTAAEAEDRGYVFENNPQVQMFTDAANGDNFELQLAINTAQLGRTFQDRSHTFAIRPKPANVGANTVYNLNVRGKRGNIVQVFPAVEYDFVPNNLEMLPEDFVHPQWTGSNSNPNNNDGQGRQGTDRSNIALLKEQNYPEGTGAYYQPFGVSGQYGNSYPKNLADTTFLGLDAQTLINLAVLQPGQFRGEMSELDDAGTYFDAKPLKVTETGTYHYMCTRNNNFSNRSQKGRMKVGVEQTQYVSIGYTGGNVSTSHSELKFGQGSLDHLEDIKVVEWNPQQGKWEIERVSGSADDIPGDKIESNFITIYPTGQITTADQTFTLRLFLNGSSSDVIELFRSDPQSYTTWEKVDYAREGNALAVETQMGGTYVATGSSNAGKTAGIVIGCIAAAVLIIGGVVYFRMHPEKLSNLTKSGPV, encoded by the exons ATGGAGAAACTTGTAGCAATATTAGCGGTGATCGTTGTAGCAAATGCAGATGTTTATATGCACAACCCAAG GGGAAGCAACAACAGACTTGATGAAAATGGAAGAGAAAGAAACAATGGAAATAG AATGTTTGACTCACAAAACAACAACAGAGGGGGCTACAATGTAGGCAGTTTGTATTACACAGCCGGATCCGTTCTGCCAATTGAATG gacAAACCAACATAGCTGTGGAGACCCAAATTGTCACTGTGAGATTGTATTGCAATACATGTGTGGTGATTGGGTCAGGGACGGGACTACTACCTC AACTATTCCAGAGAATCCCAACCAATGCGCTAATTATGATTGTAATACTGACATCCAATATGGGATGAACGAAAACTTTGATTACTACCTCAACTGTAAGATTCGCCAACGCCAAGATAACCTCTTTACAGCTGATCAG AACCTAAATGGAGAGACAGCAAGATATACTAGACAGAATCCACAAGGAACTAGAAGGGGGTATGAATGTCCAGAAGAGAGGGATCATTACCCCTACTGGGGTCCTACACCATGGATG GACATTGCTGTTTTTACAAATGAACCTGAGCGATGTGAATACTACCAAGCAGAGAGTCAGAACGTGAAATCTAGATGGGCTTGTGATCTTCCCTTCTCCTATTTACAAGAAAACAGGAATGCTAATCGTAACAAACCAGTCATCCCCATCACACAAGAAGCCTGTGAG GCGGTAGAGATAGAGAACCCCGCAGGTGGCAATGCCACCCGTGGTGTTTGGAGGGAATACCCATCATTCAACATCTCGGCTCCAGTTTGCAGAGAAAACCATTGGAGTAGAGATAATCATCTTGGTAACGGAGTCAATGGACAACCAAACACGTTTAACTGGACCATACCAAACACTATCCATGAAAGTTGTGCATTACGTCTCAG ATATAACATCTCTACTGGTGAATTTAATGGTTGGGATGGTTCTACAACAGCTGAATTGAATGCAGAAGGTAATAATCAGGCAAGCGCACTTGATGTTCATACAAG GTATGGTTTAACTGCAGCGGAAGCAGAAGATAGGGGTTATGTCTTTGAGAATAACCCACAGGTTCAGATGTTCACAGACGCTGCTAATGGTGATAACTTTGAGCTACAACTTGCTATTAACACTGCTCAACTTGGCAGGACATTCCAAGACAG gtcTCACACCTTTGCAATTCGTCCTAAGCCAGCTAATGTCGGTGCTAACACTGTATATAATCTGAACGTTAGAGGGAAGAGAGGTAACATTGTTCAAGTCTTCCCTGCAGTGGAATACGACTTTGTTCCTAACAATTTGGAAATGTTGCCTGAAGATTTTGTTCACCCCCA ATGGACTGGATCCAACTCAAATCCAAACAACAATGATGGTCAGGGTCGCCAGGGTACTGATCGTAGCAACATTGCTTTGCTCAAGGAACAGAATTACCCAGAAGGCACCGGAGCTTATTATCAGCCTTTTGGTGTTAGTGGGCAATACGGTAACAGCTATCCTAAGAATCTAGCTGATACAACGTTCCTTGGCTTGGATGCTCAGACTCTAATCAACCTGGCTGTTCTTCAACCAG GTCAGTTTCGAGGGGAAATGTCTGAATTGGACGATGCCGGTACTTACTTTGATGCCAAGCCCCTCAAGGTGACAGAAACCGGTACATACCATTACATGTGCACAAGGAACAACAACTTCTCCAACCGTAGCCAGAAAGGACGCATGAAGGTTGGTGTTGAACAGACCCAGTACGTTTCTATTGGTTATACTGGAGGCAATGTATCTACCTCGCATAG TGAGCTGAAGTTTGGTCAAGGATCCCTTGATCATCTTGAAGACATCAAGGTAGTTGAATGGAATCCTCAGCAAGGTAAATGGGAGATAGAGCGTGTCAGTGGCTCAGCAGATGATATCCCTGGAGACAAGATTGAGAGCAACTTTATCACCATCTACCCAACCGGTCAAATCACCACCGCTGATCAGACCTTTACTCTACGCCTCTTCCTCAATGGATCCTCGTCTGATGTCATTGAGCTCTTCCGTAGTGACCCGCAGTCCTATACAACATGGGAGAAGGTGGACTATGCCAGAGAAGGTAATGCTCTAGCTGTGGAAACACAGATGGGTGGTACCTATGTGGCTACAGGATCTAGCAATGCTGGAAAGACTGCTGGTATTGTCATTGGATGTATAGCAGCAGCCGTCTTGATCATTGGTGGCGTCGTTTACTTCAGAATGCATCCAGAAAAGCTTTCAAACCTTACTAAATCTGGTCCAGTCTAA